From one Gemmobacter sp. genomic stretch:
- a CDS encoding baseplate multidomain protein megatron has protein sequence MATLLLSAAGAAIGSGFGGTVLGLSGAVIGRAVGATLGRVIDERLLGRGSAPVEVGRVDRFRVMGAGEGQAVAQIWGRVRVGGQVIWASRFAEDVTRVRGGKGMSRPVTLDYSYSVSLAVALCEGVIQRVGRIWADGQEIDPDSLDLRVYAGTEDQLPDPKIEAVEGAGLAPAYRGIAYVVIEDLDLGRFGNRVPQFSFEVIRAVGEGMAGAVRAVAMMPGTGEYALATTPVHYAWGPGQGASANIHGVGARTDFARALDQLEGEAPDCGAVSLIVSWFGDDLRCGTCSVRPKVEQVTFDGAGQPWRAGGIARAGAQAVPQDGGRPVYGGTPGDASVLEGIAALKAAGQAVMFYPFVLMEQMAGNGRPDPWTGAADQPVLPWRGRITLSVAPGREGSPDRTTGAEAEVTAFFGAVQPGDFAVVAGQVVYSGPAGDWGYRRFILHYAHLCALAGGVDAFCVGSELRGLTQIRGAGDSFPVVAALRQLVAEVREILGTGCKISYAADWSEYGGYVSPEGDRYFHLDPLWADPQVDFVGIDNYMPLSDWREGDAHADAGWGSIYNLDYLKANVAGGEGFDWYYASPEGEAAQIRAPIVDAAHGEDWIWRTKDLRGWWGNAHHDRIGGVRQAVPSPWVAGSKPFWFTELGCAAIDKATNQPNLFLDPKSSESVLPKYSTGRRDDLIQMQYLRAMAGYWGDGANNPVSPVYGRAMIDMSRAFVWAWDARPFPQFPGNAAAWADGANYGRGHWISGRISGQPLAAVVADICTAAGVAAVDVSGLHGVVRGYHRAEGGTARAALQPLMLAHGFEVVERDGVLRFRMRDGRVAAAVDPGDLAVQAEGGDLELTRAAGAGVAGRVRVSFVEAEADFEAGTEEASFPDEENLGAAQSEVPLVLTRAEGRALAQRWLAEARVARDGARFALPPSMAGLGAGDVVDLGRAGLFRIDRAESAGLSLIEAVRVEPAVYVPSDEAEERAVPRAFVAPVPAWPVFLDLPLLSGSEDPLAPHLAVTAMPWPGAVAVWAADQDAGYEVNSMVAAPAAIGITQTPLRRARPGLWDRGEALRVRMIRGQLAAASALQVLNGANAVAIGDGSADGWEVFQFAEAVAVAPGEWDISLRLRGQAGTDAVMPEEWPAGSVVVVLDRTVGQIALAPSKRGLARHYRIGVAARGYDDPAVVHRIEAFAGNGLRPLSPVHLRHDRTGGDDRFTWVRRTRVDGDSWVSEEAPLGEAAESYRIRVRQAEAVRREVTVAAPEWVYTTAQRLADGVLGAWRVEVAQVSDRYGPGLWRGLDLAD, from the coding sequence ATGGCGACCTTGTTGTTGTCGGCGGCGGGGGCCGCCATCGGATCGGGGTTCGGCGGCACGGTGCTGGGCCTGTCGGGCGCGGTGATCGGGCGGGCGGTGGGCGCCACGCTGGGCCGGGTGATCGACGAGCGGTTGCTGGGCCGGGGCTCGGCCCCCGTCGAGGTGGGGCGGGTGGACCGTTTCCGCGTGATGGGTGCCGGCGAAGGCCAGGCGGTGGCGCAGATCTGGGGCCGGGTGCGCGTGGGGGGGCAGGTGATCTGGGCCTCGCGCTTTGCCGAGGATGTGACGCGGGTGCGGGGCGGCAAGGGGATGAGCCGGCCGGTGACGCTGGACTATTCCTATTCCGTCTCGCTGGCGGTGGCGCTGTGTGAAGGGGTGATCCAGCGGGTTGGCCGGATCTGGGCCGACGGGCAGGAGATCGACCCGGACAGCCTGGACCTGCGCGTCTATGCCGGGACCGAGGATCAGCTGCCCGACCCGAAGATCGAGGCGGTCGAAGGCGCGGGGCTGGCCCCGGCCTATCGCGGCATCGCCTATGTGGTGATCGAGGATCTGGATCTGGGCCGGTTCGGCAACCGGGTGCCGCAGTTTTCCTTTGAGGTGATCCGGGCGGTCGGTGAGGGCATGGCGGGCGCCGTCCGGGCGGTGGCGATGATGCCGGGGACGGGGGAATATGCGCTGGCGACCACGCCGGTGCATTATGCCTGGGGTCCGGGGCAGGGGGCGTCGGCCAATATCCACGGGGTCGGTGCGCGCACCGATTTTGCCCGCGCGCTGGACCAGCTGGAGGGCGAGGCGCCGGACTGCGGCGCGGTGTCGCTGATCGTCAGCTGGTTCGGGGACGATCTGCGCTGCGGGACATGTTCGGTGCGGCCGAAGGTGGAACAGGTGACGTTCGATGGTGCCGGCCAGCCGTGGCGGGCGGGCGGCATTGCCCGGGCCGGGGCGCAGGCGGTGCCGCAAGATGGCGGGCGGCCGGTCTATGGCGGGACGCCGGGGGATGCCAGCGTGCTGGAGGGGATCGCCGCGCTGAAGGCTGCGGGGCAGGCGGTGATGTTCTATCCCTTTGTCCTGATGGAGCAGATGGCGGGCAATGGCCGGCCCGACCCCTGGACCGGGGCGGCGGATCAGCCGGTGTTGCCGTGGCGCGGGCGGATCACGCTGTCGGTGGCGCCGGGGCGGGAGGGGTCGCCCGACCGCACGACGGGGGCCGAGGCGGAGGTGACGGCGTTCTTTGGTGCCGTTCAGCCGGGCGATTTTGCGGTTGTGGCTGGGCAGGTGGTCTATTCCGGGCCGGCGGGGGACTGGGGATACCGGCGGTTCATCCTGCATTACGCGCATCTGTGCGCGCTGGCCGGCGGGGTCGATGCCTTTTGCGTCGGGTCGGAACTGCGGGGGCTGACGCAGATCCGGGGGGCGGGGGACAGCTTTCCGGTGGTGGCGGCGCTGCGGCAGCTGGTGGCCGAGGTGCGCGAGATTCTGGGGACGGGGTGCAAGATTTCCTATGCTGCCGACTGGTCGGAATACGGGGGGTATGTCAGCCCCGAGGGAGACAGGTATTTCCACCTGGATCCGCTGTGGGCCGATCCGCAGGTCGATTTCGTGGGGATCGACAATTACATGCCGCTGTCCGACTGGCGCGAGGGGGACGCCCATGCCGATGCGGGCTGGGGCAGCATCTACAACCTGGACTATCTGAAGGCCAATGTCGCGGGGGGCGAGGGGTTCGACTGGTATTATGCCAGCCCCGAAGGCGAGGCCGCGCAGATCCGCGCGCCGATCGTGGATGCCGCGCATGGCGAGGATTGGATCTGGCGCACCAAGGATCTGCGCGGCTGGTGGGGGAATGCCCACCATGACCGGATCGGCGGGGTGCGACAGGCGGTGCCAAGCCCCTGGGTAGCAGGCAGCAAGCCGTTCTGGTTCACCGAACTGGGCTGCGCGGCGATCGACAAGGCGACGAACCAGCCGAACCTGTTCCTGGATCCGAAATCCTCGGAATCGGTGTTGCCGAAATATTCGACCGGGCGGCGCGATGACCTGATCCAGATGCAATATCTGCGCGCCATGGCCGGGTATTGGGGCGACGGGGCCAACAACCCGGTGTCGCCGGTCTATGGCAGGGCGATGATCGATATGTCGCGCGCGTTCGTCTGGGCCTGGGATGCGCGGCCGTTCCCGCAGTTTCCCGGCAATGCGGCGGCCTGGGCGGATGGGGCGAATTATGGCCGGGGGCACTGGATTTCCGGCCGGATCAGCGGGCAGCCGCTGGCGGCGGTGGTGGCCGATATCTGCACGGCGGCCGGGGTGGCGGCGGTGGATGTATCCGGCCTGCACGGCGTGGTGCGCGGCTATCACCGGGCCGAAGGCGGCACGGCGCGGGCGGCGTTGCAGCCGCTGATGCTGGCCCACGGGTTCGAGGTGGTGGAACGCGACGGCGTGTTGCGGTTCCGCATGCGGGACGGGCGGGTCGCGGCGGCGGTGGATCCGGGCGATCTGGCCGTACAGGCCGAGGGCGGCGATCTGGAGCTGACGCGGGCCGCCGGCGCCGGCGTGGCGGGCCGGGTGCGGGTGAGCTTTGTCGAGGCGGAGGCCGATTTCGAGGCGGGGACCGAGGAGGCCTCATTTCCCGACGAGGAAAACCTTGGCGCGGCGCAATCCGAGGTGCCGCTGGTGCTGACCCGGGCCGAGGGGCGCGCGCTGGCGCAACGCTGGCTGGCCGAGGCGCGGGTGGCGCGGGATGGCGCGCGGTTCGCGCTGCCGCCGTCGATGGCGGGTCTGGGCGCGGGGGATGTGGTGGATCTGGGCCGCGCGGGGCTGTTCCGCATCGACCGGGCGGAAAGCGCGGGGCTGAGCCTGATCGAGGCGGTGCGGGTGGAGCCGGCGGTCTATGTGCCATCGGACGAGGCCGAGGAACGCGCGGTGCCACGGGCCTTTGTCGCGCCGGTGCCGGCCTGGCCGGTGTTCCTGGACCTGCCCCTGCTGAGCGGCAGCGAAGATCCGCTGGCACCGCATCTGGCAGTGACGGCGATGCCATGGCCGGGGGCGGTGGCGGTCTGGGCCGCAGATCAGGATGCGGGCTATGAGGTGAACAGCATGGTGGCGGCGCCGGCGGCCATCGGCATCACCCAGACCCCGTTGCGCCGTGCGCGGCCGGGCCTGTGGGACCGGGGCGAGGCGCTGCGCGTGCGGATGATCCGCGGCCAGCTGGCCGCGGCCAGCGCGTTGCAGGTGCTGAACGGTGCCAATGCGGTGGCGATCGGCGATGGCAGCGCCGATGGCTGGGAGGTGTTCCAGTTTGCCGAAGCGGTGGCGGTGGCGCCGGGCGAATGGGACATTTCCCTGCGGCTGCGCGGGCAGGCGGGGACCGATGCCGTGATGCCGGAGGAATGGCCGGCCGGATCGGTGGTCGTGGTGCTGGACCGCACGGTCGGGCAGATCGCGCTGGCACCGTCGAAGCGCGGGCTGGCGCGGCATTACCGCATCGGGGTCGCGGCACGGGGCTATGACGACCCGGCCGTGGTGCATCGGATAGAGGCCTTTGCCGGGAACGGGTTGCGGCCCTTGTCGCCGGTGCATCTGCGCCACGACCGGACCGGGGGCGATGACCGTTTCACCTGGGTGCGGCGCACGCGGGTGGATGGCGACAGCTGGGTATCCGAGGAAGCGCCGCTGGGCGAGGCGGCCGAAAGCTATCGCATCCGGGTGCGTCAGGCCGAGGCGGTGCGGCGCGAGGTGACGGTGGCGGCGCCCGAATGGGTCTATACCACGGCACAGCGGCTGGCGGATGGCGTGCTGGGCGCATGGCGGGTAGAGGTTGCGCAGGTCTCGGACCGTTATGGTCCGGGGCTGTGGCGCGGACTGGATCTGGCCGACTAG
- the cysE gene encoding serine O-acetyltransferase has product MPETLARLAAVDPVWDRIRRECEEAVRQEPLLGGLIHGSILHHPTLERALSYRFSLKLASGEMSEQILREIADEAHARDDQLGQAARADMMAVLDRDPACHRLIQPILFFKGYQAIQAYRVANWLWRNGRTDMAYFVQMRVSEAFGVDIHPAARVGKGLMIDHAHSIVIGETAVVGDNVSMLHSVTLGGTGKEDGDRHPKIGDGVLIGAGAKVLGNIHVGHCSRIAAGSVVLMDVPPCSTVAGVPARVVGEAGCAQPSVTMEHRLSDGA; this is encoded by the coding sequence ATGCCCGAAACCCTAGCCCGTCTTGCTGCCGTCGATCCTGTCTGGGACCGCATCCGCCGCGAATGCGAAGAGGCCGTGCGGCAGGAACCGTTGCTGGGCGGGCTGATCCACGGCAGCATCCTGCACCATCCGACGCTGGAACGCGCGCTGTCCTACCGATTCTCGCTGAAACTCGCCTCGGGCGAGATGAGCGAGCAGATCCTGCGCGAGATCGCCGACGAGGCGCATGCCAGAGACGATCAGCTGGGCCAGGCGGCACGGGCCGACATGATGGCGGTGCTGGACCGCGACCCGGCCTGCCACCGGCTGATCCAGCCGATCCTGTTCTTCAAGGGCTATCAGGCGATCCAGGCCTATCGCGTGGCGAACTGGCTGTGGCGCAACGGCCGGACCGACATGGCCTATTTCGTGCAGATGCGGGTGTCCGAGGCGTTCGGGGTGGATATTCACCCGGCCGCCCGGGTGGGCAAGGGGCTGATGATCGACCATGCCCATTCCATCGTGATCGGAGAAACCGCCGTGGTGGGCGACAACGTGTCGATGCTGCATTCGGTGACGCTGGGCGGCACCGGCAAGGAGGATGGCGACCGCCACCCCAAGATCGGCGATGGCGTGCTGATCGGGGCGGGGGCCAAGGTGCTGGGCAATATCCATGTCGGCCATTGCTCGCGCATTGCCGCCGGGTCGGTGGTGCTGATGGATGTGCCGCCCTGTTCGACTGTCGCCGGGGTGCCGGCGCGCGTGGTGGGCGAGGCGGGCTGTGCCCAGCCCTCGGTCACCATGGAACACCGGCTGAGCGACGGCGCATGA
- a CDS encoding DUF533 domain-containing protein: MSFVRTLATLAAGFAAAKGFDKYQKMGGMAGVQDALKKNPQMAGMAAQAEAMLGKLGGGAGASGGLGGILGALGGMGAAASAGMTGMIDQITGTTAATDAAETNARLMIRAMIQAARADGQVSDAERAVIMQHLGESTPEERAFVEAELMAPVDPLALARDTADAARAQVYSAAAMTVQTDSPAEATFLSTLSKGLGLDAATVAGIHASLGKPAPRG, translated from the coding sequence ATGAGTTTCGTCCGCACGCTGGCCACGCTGGCCGCAGGTTTCGCCGCCGCCAAGGGGTTCGACAAATACCAGAAGATGGGCGGGATGGCCGGGGTGCAGGACGCCCTGAAGAAGAACCCGCAGATGGCCGGAATGGCCGCGCAGGCCGAGGCGATGCTGGGCAAGCTGGGCGGCGGTGCAGGGGCAAGCGGGGGCTTGGGCGGCATACTTGGCGCGCTGGGCGGCATGGGGGCGGCGGCCAGCGCCGGCATGACCGGGATGATCGACCAGATCACCGGCACCACCGCCGCGACCGATGCTGCCGAAACCAATGCCCGGCTGATGATCCGGGCGATGATTCAGGCCGCACGGGCCGATGGCCAGGTCAGCGATGCCGAACGCGCCGTCATCATGCAGCACCTGGGCGAGTCGACCCCCGAGGAACGCGCCTTTGTCGAGGCCGAACTGATGGCTCCGGTCGATCCGCTGGCGCTGGCCCGCGACACCGCCGATGCGGCGCGTGCCCAGGTCTATTCGGCGGCCGCCATGACGGTGCAGACCGATTCCCCCGCCGAGGCGACGTTCCTGTCCACCCTGTCGAAGGGGCTGGGGCTGGATGCCGCGACCGTGGCGGGGATTCATGCCAGCCTGGGCAAACCGGCGCCGCGGGGCTGA
- the rpmG gene encoding 50S ribosomal protein L33: MAKPTTIKIRLNSSAGTGHFYVTKKNARTMTEKFTVTKYDPVVRKHVEYKEGKIK; this comes from the coding sequence ATGGCGAAGCCGACCACCATCAAGATCCGCCTGAATTCCTCGGCGGGCACCGGGCACTTCTACGTCACCAAGAAGAACGCCCGCACCATGACCGAGAAATTCACGGTCACCAAATACGACCCGGTCGTGCGCAAGCACGTCGAGTACAAGGAAGGCAAGATCAAGTAA
- a CDS encoding Hsp70 family protein gives MPAPTLAVDFGTSNTAAAILEGGAIRRLEIEPGAETLPTAVFFPARGDMRIGSDAARALIAGDEGRYMRALKSVLGTPLFHDPRLIAGRRRTLAEIVTAFLATLKQRAEAQTGHRFTRVLSGRPVHFHTSAPDRDQQAEADLRACYNAAGFDTVDFLFEPEAAAIASRETQGLGLIVDIGGGTSDFTVFRSGGGTEILASHGIRLGGTDFDHAISMDHAMPLLGLGGQLRRTLGEGLLPVPRGIYVDLSTWAMIPFLYARETERLVEDMVKHAVDPRALGRLATVITDQLGHDLAFTVEAGKIAANDGTARAAIDMAMIETGLAAPISRTSLNGALSASREPLTTAIRQTLFSACIDPMAVETVVLVGGSSLLSLVQDEARAACPAARLHRSEVFTAVVDGLALATA, from the coding sequence ATGCCCGCGCCCACGCTTGCCGTCGATTTCGGCACCTCGAACACTGCCGCCGCCATCCTTGAAGGCGGCGCGATCCGCCGGCTGGAAATCGAACCCGGTGCGGAAACCCTGCCCACGGCGGTGTTCTTTCCGGCGCGCGGCGACATGCGGATCGGGTCGGATGCGGCCCGCGCGCTGATCGCCGGCGACGAAGGCCGCTACATGCGCGCGCTGAAAAGCGTGCTGGGCACCCCGCTGTTCCACGACCCCCGCCTGATCGCCGGCCGCCGCCGCACGCTGGCCGAGATCGTGACCGCCTTTCTGGCCACCCTGAAACAACGGGCCGAGGCGCAGACCGGCCACCGCTTTACCCGCGTGCTGTCGGGGCGTCCGGTGCATTTCCACACCAGCGCCCCCGACCGCGACCAGCAGGCCGAAGCCGACCTGCGCGCCTGCTACAACGCGGCAGGCTTTGACACGGTGGATTTCCTGTTCGAACCCGAAGCCGCCGCAATTGCCAGCCGCGAAACGCAGGGATTGGGGCTGATCGTCGACATCGGCGGCGGCACCTCGGATTTCACGGTGTTCCGCAGTGGTGGCGGGACCGAGATCCTGGCCAGCCACGGCATCCGCCTTGGCGGCACCGATTTCGACCACGCGATATCCATGGACCACGCCATGCCGCTGCTGGGCCTGGGCGGCCAGCTGCGCCGGACGCTGGGCGAGGGGCTGTTGCCGGTGCCGCGCGGGATTTATGTCGATCTGTCGACCTGGGCGATGATCCCGTTCCTTTATGCCCGGGAAACCGAACGGCTGGTCGAGGATATGGTGAAACACGCCGTCGACCCGCGCGCCCTGGGCCGGTTGGCCACGGTGATCACCGATCAACTGGGCCACGACCTGGCCTTTACCGTCGAGGCGGGCAAGATCGCCGCCAACGATGGCACCGCCCGCGCCGCCATCGACATGGCGATGATCGAGACGGGCCTTGCCGCCCCCATCAGCCGCACCAGCCTGAACGGCGCCCTGTCCGCCAGCCGCGAGCCGCTGACCACCGCCATCCGCCAGACACTGTTTTCCGCCTGCATCGACCCGATGGCGGTGGAAACGGTGGTGCTGGTCGGCGGATCCAGCCTGCTGTCGCTGGTCCAGGACGAGGCGCGCGCCGCCTGCCCCGCCGCACGCCTGCACCGGTCCGAAGTGTTCACGGCCGTGGTCGACGGGCTGGCACTGGCAACCGCCTGA